A single region of the Terriglobales bacterium genome encodes:
- a CDS encoding P1 family peptidase: protein MKGRFLGVVLALSGVLTAQTHKPRARDLGVPFDGRAGKLNAITDVAGVEVGYTTLISGEGRLRVGQGPVRTGVTAILPRGKASSDPVFGAWFSLNGNGEMTGTTWLEESGFLDGPVMITNTHSVGVVHDAVIAWQRRRAPSGDSWSLPVVAETWDGLLNDINGFHVKPEHAFHALDSAAGGAIAEGNVGGGTGMVCNEFKGGTGTASRLVEIEKTQYTVGVLVQCNYGLRPNLLIAGVPVGKEIPEEPAYKQEAGSIIIVVATDAPLLPQQLKRLARRAAMGVARTGSIAGNGSGDIFISFSTANPGAATAKGTASARFLPNEQMNPLFQGTIEAVDEAIVNAMVAAETMTGVDGHRVIALPHERLREVLKKYNRLAH, encoded by the coding sequence GTGAAGGGACGTTTCCTCGGCGTGGTGCTGGCGCTCTCTGGGGTCTTGACTGCGCAAACGCACAAACCGCGCGCCCGCGACCTCGGGGTCCCCTTCGACGGCCGGGCGGGCAAACTGAACGCCATCACGGACGTGGCCGGAGTCGAGGTCGGCTATACCACCCTCATCTCCGGGGAGGGCAGACTGCGGGTCGGACAAGGGCCGGTGCGGACCGGCGTGACGGCGATCCTGCCGCGCGGCAAGGCCTCCTCCGACCCCGTCTTCGGGGCTTGGTTCTCGCTCAATGGCAACGGCGAGATGACCGGGACGACGTGGCTGGAGGAATCCGGCTTTCTCGATGGCCCGGTAATGATCACCAACACGCACAGCGTGGGCGTGGTGCACGATGCGGTCATCGCCTGGCAGCGACGGCGCGCGCCCAGCGGCGACTCGTGGTCGCTGCCTGTGGTAGCCGAGACATGGGATGGGCTGCTCAACGACATCAACGGCTTTCACGTAAAGCCGGAGCACGCCTTTCACGCGCTCGACTCGGCGGCGGGCGGGGCCATCGCCGAAGGCAACGTCGGCGGCGGTACGGGGATGGTCTGCAACGAGTTCAAGGGCGGCACCGGCACGGCATCGCGCCTCGTCGAGATCGAGAAGACGCAGTACACCGTCGGCGTCCTGGTGCAATGCAACTACGGTTTGCGGCCGAACCTGCTGATCGCGGGAGTTCCGGTCGGCAAGGAGATACCGGAGGAGCCCGCCTACAAGCAGGAGGCCGGGTCCATCATCATCGTGGTCGCGACCGACGCGCCCTTGCTGCCGCAGCAGTTGAAGCGGCTGGCCCGGCGCGCGGCCATGGGGGTGGCGCGAACGGGCAGCATCGCCGGCAACGGTTCGGGAGACATCTTCATCAGCTTTTCGACTGCCAACCCGGGTGCGGCCACCGCAAAGGGAACGGCCTCGGCCCGCTTTCTCCCCAACGAACAAATGAATCCCTTGTTCCAGGGCACCATCGAAGCGGTGGACGAAGCCATCGTCAATGCCATGGTCGCGGCCGAGACGATGACCGGGGTCGACGGTCACCGGGTCATTGCACTGCCACACGAGCGGCTCCGTGAAGTCCTGAAGAAGTACAACCGGCTGGCGCATTAG
- a CDS encoding DinB family protein, whose amino-acid sequence MGTNREFITVARELREVLKLAQPILERMSDAEAARPHAPGKWSHKQVLSHLVDSASNNHSRFTRAALEGALKTTSYDADGLTELQRPNELDWRTLTQLWVNYNLFLAHVIERLPASAADNRCEISGDIAGTLSFIVRDYLEHLKHHVNQAAGLDLPSAYAAAAKG is encoded by the coding sequence TTGGGAACGAATCGCGAATTCATCACTGTTGCCAGGGAGCTGCGCGAGGTCCTGAAGCTCGCGCAGCCGATCCTGGAGCGCATGTCCGACGCGGAAGCAGCGCGGCCGCACGCGCCGGGCAAGTGGTCGCACAAGCAGGTCCTCTCGCACCTGGTGGACTCGGCGTCGAACAACCACAGCCGTTTCACCCGCGCCGCGCTGGAGGGCGCGCTGAAGACGACCAGCTACGACGCCGACGGGCTGACCGAGCTGCAGCGGCCGAACGAGCTCGACTGGCGCACCCTTACCCAGCTTTGGGTGAACTACAACCTCTTCCTGGCGCACGTGATCGAGCGGCTGCCGGCGTCTGCCGCGGACAATCGCTGCGAGATCTCGGGCGACATCGCCGGAACGCTTAGCTTCATCGTGCGGGACTACTTGGAGCACCTGAAGCACCACGTCAACCAGGCGGCGGGCCTCGACCTGCCGAGCGCCTACGCCGCCGCAGCGAAAGGATGA
- a CDS encoding UbiD family decarboxylase produces MARSAQESRLAYQDLRDWIAELDRTGELKRVTAEVDPILEMTEVTDRVSKQKAAGGRPAGGPALLFEKVKGHPGAKVLINQFGSERRMRMALRVDLLDEIAQRIHQFLDVKSPEGLLDKIKMLPMLADVGKFFPKTVATGPCKEVVKKADASLLDLPVLQCWPKDAGRFITLPLVITRDPKSGKRNVGCYRMQVYDAKTAGMHWQRQKVGAEHYREAMRRAAAGAEGGNAAAVDVMARSGGGAIAAQGDRPAGRLEVAVAIGTDPALTFSAIVPAPPDVEEFMIAGFLRQKPVELVKCETVDLEVPASAEIVLEGYVNLDELRTEGPFGDHTGFYSLADEYPVFHVTCITHRKDPIYSTTIVGKPPMEDAWMGKAVERIFLPLMRVTLPEIVDVNLPVEGVFHNLMIVSIRKSYPGHARKVMSGIWAMGQAMFTKCIVVVDEDVNVQDLGEVTLKALNHIDPERDIQFTLGPVDSLDHASRLPNFGSKMGVDATRKWPTEGFNRPWPDEIVMDDKTKRRVDQIWKSLGLD; encoded by the coding sequence ATGGCGCGTTCTGCACAGGAGAGCCGATTGGCCTACCAGGACCTGAGAGACTGGATCGCCGAGCTCGACCGCACCGGCGAACTGAAACGCGTCACGGCGGAGGTCGACCCCATCCTTGAGATGACCGAGGTGACCGACCGCGTCTCGAAGCAGAAGGCGGCCGGCGGGCGGCCCGCGGGTGGCCCGGCGCTGTTGTTCGAGAAGGTGAAAGGACACCCTGGCGCCAAGGTGCTGATCAACCAGTTCGGCTCGGAGCGGCGGATGCGGATGGCGCTCAGGGTCGACTTGCTCGACGAGATCGCCCAGCGCATCCACCAGTTCCTCGACGTCAAGTCGCCTGAAGGTCTGCTCGACAAGATCAAGATGTTGCCGATGCTGGCGGACGTCGGAAAATTCTTTCCCAAGACGGTCGCGACCGGTCCATGTAAGGAAGTCGTCAAGAAGGCGGACGCCTCGCTGCTGGATCTTCCGGTGCTGCAGTGCTGGCCCAAGGATGCCGGGCGGTTCATCACGCTACCGTTGGTCATCACGCGCGACCCCAAGAGTGGGAAGCGCAACGTCGGCTGCTACCGGATGCAGGTGTACGACGCCAAGACCGCGGGCATGCACTGGCAGCGGCAGAAGGTCGGCGCGGAGCACTACCGCGAGGCGATGCGGCGGGCAGCCGCAGGCGCCGAGGGCGGCAACGCCGCTGCCGTCGATGTGATGGCACGCTCCGGCGGTGGAGCTATCGCCGCGCAAGGGGATCGGCCCGCGGGCAGGCTCGAGGTAGCGGTCGCGATCGGCACCGACCCGGCGCTCACTTTTTCGGCTATCGTTCCGGCGCCGCCGGACGTGGAGGAGTTCATGATCGCCGGCTTCCTGCGGCAGAAGCCGGTCGAACTGGTGAAGTGCGAGACGGTGGACCTGGAGGTGCCTGCTTCGGCGGAGATCGTCCTCGAAGGCTACGTGAACCTCGACGAGCTCCGCACCGAAGGGCCGTTCGGCGACCACACCGGTTTCTACTCGCTGGCCGACGAGTACCCAGTCTTCCACGTCACCTGCATCACACACCGCAAGGACCCGATCTACTCCACGACCATCGTCGGGAAACCGCCGATGGAGGACGCCTGGATGGGCAAGGCGGTCGAGCGCATCTTCCTGCCGCTGATGCGGGTCACGCTGCCGGAGATCGTCGACGTGAACCTGCCGGTCGAGGGCGTCTTTCACAACCTGATGATCGTGTCGATCCGCAAGTCCTACCCCGGCCACGCCCGCAAGGTGATGAGCGGCATCTGGGCGATGGGGCAGGCGATGTTCACCAAGTGCATCGTGGTGGTGGACGAAGACGTCAATGTGCAGGACCTGGGCGAGGTCACGCTGAAGGCGCTGAACCACATCGATCCGGAGCGCGACATCCAGTTCACGCTCGGCCCGGTCGACTCGCTCGATCACGCCTCGCGCCTGCCGAACTTCGGCTCGAAGATGGGGGTCGACGCCACGCGCAAGTGGCCGACCGAGGGCTTCAACCGCCCTTGGCCCGACGAGATCGTGATGGACGACAAGACGAAACGGCGCGTCGACCAGATCTGGAAGTCGCTAGGCCTCGACTAG